The Impatiens glandulifera chromosome 8, dImpGla2.1, whole genome shotgun sequence genome includes a window with the following:
- the LOC124911779 gene encoding protein kinase PINOID-like isoform X1 — protein sequence MSSSEYSCTSFSRLSFDATELPETSQSPENLTLKPHRSSDSSWQAIRSAIYNRKVNGLSFRDFRLMRQIGSGDIGRVYLCSLRGDDDSSFYAMKVVDRQVLAAKKKLQRAEMERKILKMLDHPFLPTLYAEFEASHFSCVVMEYCSGGDLHSLRHRQIQKRFPLNSARFYATEVLVALEYLHMLGIIYRDLKPENVLVRSDGHIMLSDFDLSLCSNTIAAVESPELSPDPPTPADARSPRTTTPFFCISNRLFRSKKIQTLTRNRLFVAEPVTARSCSFVGTHEYVSPEVAGGKSHGNAVDWWAFGIFIYEMIYGRTPFAGDSNEATLRNIVKMPLKFPTSMAASASETQARDLISGLLLKDPEIRLGSRRGAAEVKTHPFFKGLNFALVRTLKPPDIPMTNARFPAKNAMMFDCF from the exons ATGAGTAGCAGCGAGTATAGTTGTACTAGTTTTAGCCGGTTATCATTTGACGCTACTGAATTACCGGAAACATCACAGTCGCCGGAGAATCTAACGCTGAAGCCACACAGGTCATCGGATTCGTCATGGCAGGCGATCCGATCCGCGATTTATAATCGTAAAGTTAACGGACTTAGTTTCCGTGATTTCCGACTAATGAGACAGATCGGAAGCGGAGATATCGGTAGAGTTTATCTCTGTAGTCTCCGTGGAGACGATGATAGCAGTTTCTACGCGATGAAGGTTGTCGATCGGCAGGTTCTTGCTGCGAAGAAGAAACTTCAGAGAGCGGAAATGGAACGGAAGATCTTGAAGATGCTTGATCATCCTTTTCTTCCTACTTTATATGCTGAATTTGAAGCTTCTCATTTCTCGTGCGTTGTAATGGAGTATTGCTCCGGCGGCGATTTACATTCGTTAAGACATAGACAGATTCAGAAACGCTTCCCGTTGAACTCCGCAAG GTTTTACGCAACGGAAGTTCTCGTCGCTCTTGAATATCTTCATATGTTAGGAATCATATACAGAGATTTAAAACCAGAGAATGTATTAGTCAGATCAGACGGTCATATCATGCTATCCGATTTCGATCTCTCCCTGTGTTCAAACACAATCGCCGCCGTTGAATCACCGGAGCTCTCTCCCGATCCACCGACTCCGGCCGACGCACGTTCACCACGTACAACCACTCCATTCTTCTGCATCTCAAACCGTCTATTCAGATCAAAGAAGATCCAAACCCTAACTCGGAATCGTTTATTCGTCGCCGAACCAGTAACCGCCCGATCATGTTCATTCGTCGGAACTCATGAATACGTCTCACCGGAGGTCGCCGGCGGTAAGTCTCACGGGAATGCTGTTGATTGGTGGGCGTTTGGAATCTTTATCTATGAGATGATATATGGACGGACGCCGTTCGCCGGAGATAGTAATGAAGCTACTCTGCGTAATATAGTGAAAATGCCGTTGAAATTTCCGACGAGTATGGCGGCGAGTGCGAGTGAAACGCAGGCGCGTGATTTAATATCGGGTTTGTTGTTAAAGGATCCGGAGATTCGACTCGGGTCAAGGAGAGGGGCGGCTGAAGTAAAGACCCACCCGTTTTTTAAAGGGTTGAATTTTGCCCTTGTTCGGACGCTTAAACCGCCGGATATTCCGATGACGAATGCTAGGTTTCCGGCGAAGAATGCAATGATGTTTGATTGCTTTTGA
- the LOC124911779 gene encoding protein kinase PINOID-like isoform X2 — MRQIGSGDIGRVYLCSLRGDDDSSFYAMKVVDRQVLAAKKKLQRAEMERKILKMLDHPFLPTLYAEFEASHFSCVVMEYCSGGDLHSLRHRQIQKRFPLNSARFYATEVLVALEYLHMLGIIYRDLKPENVLVRSDGHIMLSDFDLSLCSNTIAAVESPELSPDPPTPADARSPRTTTPFFCISNRLFRSKKIQTLTRNRLFVAEPVTARSCSFVGTHEYVSPEVAGGKSHGNAVDWWAFGIFIYEMIYGRTPFAGDSNEATLRNIVKMPLKFPTSMAASASETQARDLISGLLLKDPEIRLGSRRGAAEVKTHPFFKGLNFALVRTLKPPDIPMTNARFPAKNAMMFDCF; from the exons ATGAGACAGATCGGAAGCGGAGATATCGGTAGAGTTTATCTCTGTAGTCTCCGTGGAGACGATGATAGCAGTTTCTACGCGATGAAGGTTGTCGATCGGCAGGTTCTTGCTGCGAAGAAGAAACTTCAGAGAGCGGAAATGGAACGGAAGATCTTGAAGATGCTTGATCATCCTTTTCTTCCTACTTTATATGCTGAATTTGAAGCTTCTCATTTCTCGTGCGTTGTAATGGAGTATTGCTCCGGCGGCGATTTACATTCGTTAAGACATAGACAGATTCAGAAACGCTTCCCGTTGAACTCCGCAAG GTTTTACGCAACGGAAGTTCTCGTCGCTCTTGAATATCTTCATATGTTAGGAATCATATACAGAGATTTAAAACCAGAGAATGTATTAGTCAGATCAGACGGTCATATCATGCTATCCGATTTCGATCTCTCCCTGTGTTCAAACACAATCGCCGCCGTTGAATCACCGGAGCTCTCTCCCGATCCACCGACTCCGGCCGACGCACGTTCACCACGTACAACCACTCCATTCTTCTGCATCTCAAACCGTCTATTCAGATCAAAGAAGATCCAAACCCTAACTCGGAATCGTTTATTCGTCGCCGAACCAGTAACCGCCCGATCATGTTCATTCGTCGGAACTCATGAATACGTCTCACCGGAGGTCGCCGGCGGTAAGTCTCACGGGAATGCTGTTGATTGGTGGGCGTTTGGAATCTTTATCTATGAGATGATATATGGACGGACGCCGTTCGCCGGAGATAGTAATGAAGCTACTCTGCGTAATATAGTGAAAATGCCGTTGAAATTTCCGACGAGTATGGCGGCGAGTGCGAGTGAAACGCAGGCGCGTGATTTAATATCGGGTTTGTTGTTAAAGGATCCGGAGATTCGACTCGGGTCAAGGAGAGGGGCGGCTGAAGTAAAGACCCACCCGTTTTTTAAAGGGTTGAATTTTGCCCTTGTTCGGACGCTTAAACCGCCGGATATTCCGATGACGAATGCTAGGTTTCCGGCGAAGAATGCAATGATGTTTGATTGCTTTTGA